GTGGCAGAGGCGACAATACCCAGTGCTCAGGGCTCTGCCGATTCCTGCCAGAGAAGGACCGAAGACTGGGTGCCTGCTGCGAGAGTATGGCAGCTGGCTATGGCCCGAAGGAAGATGTTCCCATTCCCCTTCCCTCGCTCTAGGCTGCCTCCAGAGCCCTGGCTTCAGCATGAGCACAGAAAAGCCAGGTAGGAAGAGAGACACCTTCCCCTTGACCCTCCCCTGCCGACTGGGGCACCACTGACCCTAAAATCAGCCTTTCTGGGAACCTCCTTTGAGCTGTAGCACATCCCGGGGCTCGCTCACATACGCTTGTGCTTTTGCCAAGACTGTCCCTCAGCTTAAGTagttcttctccctccccagcgTTTATCTCCCAAGTATTTATAGCCAGCCCTCGGCTGCCACAAGCCTGAGCCGCCCCGGTGCTCACAGCCCAACCGAGCCGCCATTTCTCAGCCGCCTCGATGGTGCCCTGCAGCAgcgcagggagctgggggtgcgGGGCTCCTGTTCGGGGAGCGAGGCCAACCCGGAGCAGCGGGGCAGGATGCAAAGCATTCCCATTCCTGTGGCATCCCTACTCTGCAGAGCACGGCTGCATCCCTCTGCTGCGCCCTGACCGCCTGCCAGCATGAGGAAAACTCCCGGCTCCAGCCTCCTCCCGGCCCTGATGCAACACAGCTGTGCTCCAAACCCTCTGGGCCGCCCGCCGGgacagggagggagcagggtcctgcctgcagcccccaccagcccccccgCCATCGCCGAGACCACACAAATGGCTTTCAGAGCCCTTTGGGGTGCAGCTGCACACTGGGGACTGGTGGGGCCAGCCAGCAGAGCCCCCGGCGAGGGCACAGAAGCAAGGAGGAGCAGGAACCGTGGGGGTGAGCGCTTTGGAGGGCTCAAAGCTGCCCTCCCTGATTTTAAGCccagcaggggcaggagggacagccaccccccccagcctggaggGACATGCAGGCACTGCGGCCCCTGCCACCAGTGCTTTGCCCTCAGACACCCAACTCTGAGCCGTTTGAGGTGCAAAACTTATCTCCTGCACCCAGCCACACCGGCAGTGACGCGCTTGGCTATCGGCTGCCGCCACACCGGGGGACAGTGGCAGAGCCCCCCAGGATGGAGGGGAGGGTCAGCTCCCATCACTGTCCCCCGGGCTCTTCCCCCGTGGTGCTGCCGAAGCTCCCCCTTACCTCATCGGTCACCAACACCGGGAGCCCCAGCACTTTCCGGGGGAGGATGCTCTATGCAAACAGCCAAACCCAGGTCCTAGCATGGGGCAGAGCCGGAGAGCCCGGGGGGGAAGAGCTGGGGGGGGCGGAGAactcggggggggggcgggggcagagCCCGGGGGAGCAGCGCCCCGGAAAGACCGCGGGGGGTGGGCTGCTCCCCGGCAGAGCACAGAGCCCCCGGTGCCCGGCAGCACACGCCCACCGGCACCCACTCACCAGCCTGCCCCGGGAGGCGGCCCCCGgtgccccggggggctgcgtGCCCGCGGTGCCCGGTGCCCCCCGCAGCGGCTCCGTGACCCCACCCGCGGGCACGGCCAGGCGGGGGTCCGGGCCGCCGCGTCCCAGCCCCACGGGGCACAGCGCCCCCCCCGGGCTGCTCCCTCGCCCCACTCGGGCCGGGCCTCACCTGCCTCCGGGGCCCCGCCGAGGGCGGCGGGCCGTGTCCAGGCGGCGGCCGCTGGGGCCCACCCCGCGGGGGCCTCgagccgcgccgccgccgcctcggtCCCGCGGGCCGCCGGACCGGGCCGTCGCCGGGGCTCGGGGGCCGCCGCGCTGGGGCCGCCCGCGGCCGCCAGGAACCGGCCGCGCCGATCGCGCTTcatcgccgccgccgccgcgggcccggcccgccccgccccgcccggcgcAGCGCCCCCCGCCGGCCGGGAGGACCCCGCCGCCGGtccggccccgccgcgctccgccggTGCCGCGGGCCCGATCGCGCCGTTccgggcggcggccgccgccatGGCCGCTGCGGGCGGCGAGGGCCCCGCGGGGCCTCCCTgggcgggccgggccctgcAGAGCGCCATGAGGGCGGCCAGCGGCGCCCTGGAGATGGACAGCGCCGGGCGGCCGCGGGTGAGCGCGGAGCGGGCCGGGACCCTGGGGGCACCGGGAGGGCCGGGGGGTGCCCCGAGGTCCCGGGCAGGCTGCGGGGTCTGGCGGTCCCCGGGCCGCCTCCCCCGAGCCCGACACCCCCAGGCAAGGGCCCGATCCTGCCCCCCCGCAGGGCCCGGCGGGCTGCAGGGGTCTCACCGGTGCTACCGGGGTTGcgggccccgcccccccggctgcccccctcctgccagcggggctggggctgcccgggAGGGCCGCGGCTCACCCCTCCCCTCTGGCAGGAGGCCTACGTGGAGTACCTGAAGAGCATCGCCTTCATCGCTCAGGCCCTGCAGGAAGAGGCGGCGGGGACAGGTAGGGCAGGAccgcagccccccgcagcccccctgcGCCTCCTGGCCCTGCGGGGCTGGCACAGCCGTGGTCAGCGGGTGCCCTGCAGGTGGCCCTGACACCCGGCATGTCCCCCCAGACGGGAGTGAGGTGGTCACCCCCGACACCCCCAAGATGCTGAAGCTGGCCGAGCAGTGCCTGGAGAGAGTCAAGTCCATCGCAGCAGCGCTGGGTGAGCGAGGGGTCCTGGGGTCCCGCTGTGGGGAGccggccccccccccggggccagGTTGGTGGGGGGGCACAGCTGACTCCTCTCTCATTCCCTCCCCAGGGAAAGCCCAGGCAAAACCGGCTGTGCAGGAGCGGGGTGGGGGCCCCGCGCCCCTCCCCCGGCACCGCAGGGTCTTCTCGGACGAGGGGGGGAAGCTCTCTCCTTTCCTGCCGCCGGAGATCTTCCAGAAGCTGCAGATTGCTGAGGCGCAGAGCACACGGAAGTACGGGGGCtcggggggacacggggggctGGCATCTGCCCCACGCCTGCCCAGAGAggccgtggggctggggtgggtcATCCCCAGGCTCCCGCTCTGCTGGGGGGCACGGCGGCGAAGAGGCCCCAGCGCGTGTCATGGTGGGTGCTGAGGGCTGGTCCCCGGCAGGGAGCTGACGCCGCTGGAGGAGGCATCTCTGCAGAACCAGAAGCTGAAGGCCGCCTACGAGGCACGGGTGGCGCGGCTGAACCCCAGCCAGGCCCTGCAGAAGACCTCCCTGGCAAGTGGGGAGCCCCGCTGGGTGGGAGGCTGGGGCGAGAggactgctgctggctgggaggggaggtggTCCCCGCGGTGCCTGGGGGACCCTCTGCTCCATGCCTGCCACACTGGCGGCCGCAGGTTTTGGGCAGGTGACCCCAACATGCTGCCTGCTTCGCAGACACTGTCCCTGCAGCGGCAGATGATGGAGAACTTGGTGATCGCCAAGGCTCGGGAGGAGACTGTATCCTTCCCGGCAGCAGAGAGCTCAAAGCGCCGGGCTCCGGCACAGCCCCACGTGCTGCCCAGGCGCCGGTGCCCTGTCCCTGCGCCGCAGCCATCCCACGCAGGCTTTTGGGGTCCCGGTCCTGTCCTGCAACCGGCTGATCAGGGGGATGGAGGTGGGAGAAGGGCTGATCCCGGCCCCCAGGCTgccatggctgtgctggggcagcgGGTTGTGCCAGGGTGGTGGGCGAGTGGTGCCAGCTGGGTGCCGCTGCGGTGCGGGGCCCCCAGAGCCTTAACTCTGCCGTGGCCCAGCTGCAGCGGAAAATGGAGGAGCGGCGGCTGCggctgcaggaggctgccaACAGGTGAGCGGGGATGTCACAGCCAGGACCCGGGGGCTGTCACAGCCAGGACCCCGGGGTCGCGCTGGCAGGTGCCCTCACCCAGGACCGTTGCATCACCAGGAGGTTCTCCAGCAGCGTGGCCCTCACGcctgaggagcaggagcagagagctCTCTACGCTGCCATCCTCGAGTACGAGCAGGACCATGTGAGTACGcgctggaggctgctgctgtgggtgccGTGGGGATAGAGGACCATGCTGTGGGTGCAGGATACGTGCTGTCCTTGGGTGCCGTGGAGCAAGAGGCCTTggcacccctgggtgctgctggggcagggtgctgtgccATTCCCAGGCGGAGTGGGGGCTGGATGCTGTGCCATGGGACAGGGTGCTATTCTGTTCCCTGGCACTGTGGGGGCAGGAGGCTGTGCCGTGGGGCAGGGTGCCACGCCATCCCCACTGACCAGCTGTGGATGCTCACCAGGACTGGCCGAGGCAGTGGAAGGCCAGGCTGAAGCGGAGCCCGGCGGACCTCTCCCTGGTGTCGGGGCTCTTCTCCTGCCTCCTCAGGTAGTGccggggtgggaaggggctctgccacagctgcttgcttgtgccccctgcccaccccctccctctgcttccaGCTTCCCCGAGCACCCCATCGCCCAGCTCCTGCGGCAGCTGCAGTGTGCGGTGTACGCCCGCCTGTACTCGGCCATCAGCCAGGGCACCGCCGACACCGCGCCCGCCTCCCCCACcagcctctccttcctctcGCTGGATGCGGGGGGCTCGCTGCTCACCGAGCCAGGGGGCCACCGGCTCCGGGCCTCCCGCAGTCTCCACTGCATGTTCTCAGTGCCCGAGCATGGCACAGCCGGGCTACGGCACAGCCTGTCCAGCATGCCCCTCACCGATGGCAGCCCCGGCACCCCCAAGGCAGAGGGTGGctggccggggccggcggcagcCCCCCAGACCCCCCGGGAGAGCTCCTTCGAGGACCTGGAGCGGTTCCTGGCATCGCCCGAGGGTTGGGCCCCCGGGGAgcccccggccggccccgcgaAGGAGATGGCACTGCCGGAGCAGCTGAAGGGCATCGTGCGGGACATCCACAACGCCATTGGTGAGCAACAGCTGCCGGGGTCGGGGGGACCCGCGGGGGCCAGGAAGGGGGTCTCCCCAGCCATGGGCtctgtggggtggggaggaggggccCCCTGCACGCCATTGCTTTAGCTGGGGTGAGCTCGgggtgcagggtggggaggaTGGGGGGAGTCTCACGTGCACCCGTCAAACACGCTGCGTAACTTGTCCCTTCCCAGACAGGCTGCTGTCCCTGACGCTGCTGGCCTTCGAGGGGCTCAGCACTGCCGCCAGCAAGGACCAGTGCCTGGCCTGCCTGGAGGAGGCCTTCTTCCCGCCGCTCTGGGCCCCACTGCTGGCCCTCTACAGGTACCACGGGCCCTGAGCTGGGCCGAGCCaggcccccccggcccctgccccagcagcccctcgcCTCTCTGCCCGCAGGATTGTGCACCGGCCCCGCGAAGCAGCCCTGGCCCGGAGCATGGAGCAGCACCGGCACGCCAGCCCCGCCGACATGGGGCTGTCATCCCGGCTCTTCCCGCcagcccctggctgccctgCGTACGGCTCCGCCATCGAGGACCTGCGGCTCATCCCGCTAGAAACCTGTCCTCGCAGAAAGCTGGAGTGCATCGGTGCGTAGTCGGGGGCTCTGGGCTGACAGGGGGGTCAGGGGGGTGGCAGGGTGATGCTCAGCACCTGCTCTGTGCCACAGTGCGAGCCCTGCGCGGCATCTGTGAGTGTGCCGAGGAGTACTGCGGTGCCCGGGACAGCCGGACCCCCACCTCTGCCGCCATGTGAGTATGGGGGGCACAGTGGGGagcggggtgctggggtgccggtgtggggctgggggttcCCGTGGCCACCGTGGCTGATGGTTCCTGTTGCCAGCAGTGGGGCGGATGACCTGCTGCCCATCCTGTCCTACGTGGTGCTGCAGACAGGGCTGCCGCAGCTGCTGCCCGAGTGCGCCGCCCTGGAGGAGTTCATCCACGAGGGGTAGGCGCCGGGGGTGCTGGGCCACATGGGCACCCCGGGGGGGGCACTGTCCCCGGAGCTGGAGGCGTGGGGATGGGAGCTGGATCAGAGTGTGGAGTGTGGCTGCTGTGGGCgcagggctgcggtgggtggCTGTGGCGGGTGGCTGTGGCGGGTGGCTGTGGCGGTGTCCCAACCCTGGCAGTGTCCTGGCCGCAGCGGTGGGGTGACTGTGGTGGTGTCCTGgccatggtggtggtggtgtccctACCTTGGAGGTAGCATGGCCATAGCAGTGTCCCAGCCGTGGTGGTAGCAGTGTCCTGGCCATGACAGTACGGTGGCCATGATGGTGTCCCAGCCATGATGCTGTGGTGGCCATGGCAGTGTCCTGTGTCCTGCCTATGATGGTGTGGTGCCATGGCAGTGTCCCTGCTGTGATGGTGGCGGTGTCCCAACCATGGTGGTGCAGTGGCTGTGGCAGCGTCCCAGTCTGTGACAGTGGCAGTATCTCAGTGGTGCTGGCGTAGTGGCTGTAGTGGTGTCCTAGCCATGGTAGCATCGCAGCCATGGTGGTGGCAGCATCCCAGCCGTGGCAATGCAGTGGCTGTGGCAGTATCCTGGCCATGGCAGCATCCCAGCCGTGGCACTGTGGTGGCCGTGTCGGTGTCCCTGCGACGGTGTTGGCGGTGTGTGGTGCAGGTACCTGATCGGGGAGGAGGGGTACTGCCTGACGTCCCTGCAGAGCGCCCTGTCCTACGTGGAGTCCCTGCAGTGAGGCGGCAGCGGGGGACCCTCTCCCCGCCACCCACGGCCAGGTACTGCGCCCGTTCCCGCGGCAGGGGGGTCCCCGTGGCCGGCGGACGTGTCGCCGGGGGTTGCCGCAGGGGGTGCCACAGGGGGGTGCCGCTGGAGGTGCCCCCACTCCCGTCCTCCAGGGGGCGATGTCGACGCGGGGTCAACCCCGCCCGGGAGGCCACGCCCCTTCGATGTgacggcggcggcgggtggcGCGGCGCGGGAAGCGGAAGGGGCGCCGGGACGGGAcggaggggagcggggggct
The Falco biarmicus isolate bFalBia1 chromosome 15, bFalBia1.pri, whole genome shotgun sequence DNA segment above includes these coding regions:
- the VPS9D1 gene encoding VPS9 domain-containing protein 1 isoform X1; the protein is MAAAGGEGPAGPPWAGRALQSAMRAASGALEMDSAGRPREAYVEYLKSIAFIAQALQEEAAGTGGPDTRHVPPDGSEVVTPDTPKMLKLAEQCLERVKSIAAALGKAQAKPAVQERGGGPAPLPRHRRVFSDEGGKLSPFLPPEIFQKLQIAEAQSTRKELTPLEEASLQNQKLKAAYEARVARLNPSQALQKTSLTLSLQRQMMENLVIAKAREETLQRKMEERRLRLQEAANRRFSSSVALTPEEQEQRALYAAILEYEQDHDWPRQWKARLKRSPADLSLVSGLFSCLLSFPEHPIAQLLRQLQCAVYARLYSAISQGTADTAPASPTSLSFLSLDAGGSLLTEPGGHRLRASRSLHCMFSVPEHGTAGLRHSLSSMPLTDGSPGTPKAEGGWPGPAAAPQTPRESSFEDLERFLASPEGWAPGEPPAGPAKEMALPEQLKGIVRDIHNAIDRLLSLTLLAFEGLSTAASKDQCLACLEEAFFPPLWAPLLALYRIVHRPREAALARSMEQHRHASPADMGLSSRLFPPAPGCPAYGSAIEDLRLIPLETCPRRKLECIVRALRGICECAEEYCGARDSRTPTSAAISGADDLLPILSYVVLQTGLPQLLPECAALEEFIHEGYLIGEEGYCLTSLQSALSYVESLQ
- the VPS9D1 gene encoding VPS9 domain-containing protein 1 isoform X3, producing MAAAGGEGPAGPPWAGRALQSAMRAASGALEMDSAGRPREAYVEYLKSIAFIAQALQEEAAGTDGSEVVTPDTPKMLKLAEQCLERVKSIAAALGKAQAKPAVQERGGGPAPLPRHRRVFSDEGGKLSPFLPPEIFQKLQIAEAQSTRKELTPLEEASLQNQKLKAAYEARVARLNPSQALQKTSLTLSLQRQMMENLVIAKAREETLQRKMEERRLRLQEAANRRFSSSVALTPEEQEQRALYAAILEYEQDHDWPRQWKARLKRSPADLSLVSGLFSCLLSFPEHPIAQLLRQLQCAVYARLYSAISQGTADTAPASPTSLSFLSLDAGGSLLTEPGGHRLRASRSLHCMFSVPEHGTAGLRHSLSSMPLTDGSPGTPKAEGGWPGPAAAPQTPRESSFEDLERFLASPEGWAPGEPPAGPAKEMALPEQLKGIVRDIHNAIDRLLSLTLLAFEGLSTAASKDQCLACLEEAFFPPLWAPLLALYRIVHRPREAALARSMEQHRHASPADMGLSSRLFPPAPGCPAYGSAIEDLRLIPLETCPRRKLECIVRALRGICECAEEYCGARDSRTPTSAAISGADDLLPILSYVVLQTGLPQLLPECAALEEFIHEGYLIGEEGYCLTSLQSALSYVESLQ
- the VPS9D1 gene encoding VPS9 domain-containing protein 1 isoform X4 translates to MAAAGGEGPAGPPWAGRALQSAMRAASGALEMDSAGRPREAYVEYLKSIAFIAQALQEEAAGTDGSEVVTPDTPKMLKLAEQCLERVKSIAAALGKAQAKPAVQERGGGPAPLPRHRRVFSDEGGKLSPFLPPEIFQKLQIAEAQSTRKELTPLEEASLQNQKLKAAYEARVARLNPSQALQKTSLTLSLQRQMMENLVIAKAREETLQRKMEERRLRLQEAANRRFSSSVALTPEEQEQRALYAAILEYEQDHDWPRQWKARLKRSPADLSLVSGLFSCLLSFPEHPIAQLLRQLQCAVYARLYSAISQGTADTAPASPTSLSFLSLDAGGSLLTEPGGHRLRASRSLHCMFSVPEHGTAGLRHSLSSMPLTDGSPGTPKAEGGWPGPAAAPQTPRESSFEDLERFLASPEGWAPGEPPAGPAKEMALPEQLKGIVRDIHNAIDRLLSLTLLAFEGLSTAASKDQCLACLEEAFFPPLWAPLLALYRIVHRPREAALARSMEQHRHASPADMGLSSRLFPPAPGCPAYGSAIEDLRLIPLETCPRRKLECIVRALRGICECAEEYCGARDSRTPTSAAIGADDLLPILSYVVLQTGLPQLLPECAALEEFIHEGYLIGEEGYCLTSLQSALSYVESLQ
- the VPS9D1 gene encoding VPS9 domain-containing protein 1 isoform X2, whose translation is MAAAGGEGPAGPPWAGRALQSAMRAASGALEMDSAGRPREAYVEYLKSIAFIAQALQEEAAGTGGPDTRHVPPDGSEVVTPDTPKMLKLAEQCLERVKSIAAALGKAQAKPAVQERGGGPAPLPRHRRVFSDEGGKLSPFLPPEIFQKLQIAEAQSTRKELTPLEEASLQNQKLKAAYEARVARLNPSQALQKTSLTLSLQRQMMENLVIAKAREETLQRKMEERRLRLQEAANRRFSSSVALTPEEQEQRALYAAILEYEQDHDWPRQWKARLKRSPADLSLVSGLFSCLLSFPEHPIAQLLRQLQCAVYARLYSAISQGTADTAPASPTSLSFLSLDAGGSLLTEPGGHRLRASRSLHCMFSVPEHGTAGLRHSLSSMPLTDGSPGTPKAEGGWPGPAAAPQTPRESSFEDLERFLASPEGWAPGEPPAGPAKEMALPEQLKGIVRDIHNAIDRLLSLTLLAFEGLSTAASKDQCLACLEEAFFPPLWAPLLALYRIVHRPREAALARSMEQHRHASPADMGLSSRLFPPAPGCPAYGSAIEDLRLIPLETCPRRKLECIVRALRGICECAEEYCGARDSRTPTSAAIGADDLLPILSYVVLQTGLPQLLPECAALEEFIHEGYLIGEEGYCLTSLQSALSYVESLQ